A DNA window from Loxodonta africana isolate mLoxAfr1 chromosome 7, mLoxAfr1.hap2, whole genome shotgun sequence contains the following coding sequences:
- the LOC100669534 gene encoding olfactory receptor 4P4-like: MEKRNNVTVFILLGLSQNKSIEILCFVLFLFCYIAIWMGNLLTMISITCSQLNGQPMYFFLNYLSLSDLCYTSTVTPKLMTDLLAERKTISYNNCMAQLFIIHFLGAIEIFILTGMAYDRYVAICKPLYYAAIMSRQRCNTIVIACCTGGFIHSASQFLLTIFLPFCGPNEIDHYFCDVYPLLKLACTNTHIIGLLVIANSGLIALVTFVILLLSYVLILFTVSAYPAQSRSKALSTCSSHITVVVLFFVPVLFIYIRPAVTFPEDKVFALFYTIIAPMFNPLIYTLRNMDMKKAMKKMWYYQLFLQEK; encoded by the coding sequence ATGGAAAAGAGAAATAATGTCACTGTGTTTATTCTCTTGGGCCTTTCGCAAAACAAGAGCATTGAAATTCTCTGCTTTgtattattcttattttgttaCATTGCTATTTGGATGGGAAACTTGCTCACAATGATTTCTATCACATGCAGTCAGCTAAATGGCCaacccatgtatttcttccttaattacctctctctctctgacctttGCTACACATCCACAGTGACACCCAAACTGATGACTGACTTACTGGCAGAAAGAAAGACCATTTCCTATAATAATTGCATGGCACAACTTTTTATTATTCACTTTCTTGGAGCCATTGAGATCTTCATCCTTACAgggatggcctatgaccgctatgtagcCATCTGTAAGCCCCTGTACTACGCTGCCATCATGAGCAGGCAGAGGTGTAACACAATCGTCATAGCTTGTTGTACTGGGGGGTTTATACACTCAGCCAGTCAGTTTCTTCTCACTATCTTCTtacccttctgtggccccaatgagATAGATCACTACTTCTGTGACGTGTATCCTTTGCTGAAGCTGGCCTGCACTAATACACACATAATAGGTCTCTTAGTCATTGCTAATTCAGGTCTAATTGCTTTGGTGACTTTTGTTATCTTGTTGTTGTCTTATGTTCTGATATTATTTACCGTCAGCGCTTACCCTGCCCAAAGCCGTTCCAAAGCTCTTTCGACTTGCAGTTCACACATAACAGTTGTAGTCCTGTTCTTTGTGCCTGTCCTCTTCATTTATATTAGACCAGCTGTAACCTTTCCAGAGGATAAAGTGTTTGCTCTTTTCTATACCATCATTGCTCCCATGTTCAACCCTCTGATATACACACTGAGAAATATGGATATGAAGAAAGCCATGAAGAAGATGTGGTACTATCAATTGTTTTTGCAAGAAAAGTAG